Proteins from a genomic interval of Flammeovirgaceae bacterium SG7u.111:
- the hisS gene encoding histidine--tRNA ligase, translating into MGKLGTPSGTRDFGPSQMAKRNFIFESISTVFKKYGFRQLETPAFENLSVLMGKYGEEGDKLLFKILNSGDFLKKTSAQDYEAGAQQMLSKVSDRGLKYDLTVPFARYVVQNRGELTFPFKRYQIQPVWRADRPQRGRYREFYQCDADVIGTNSLICEAEIIAMIQEVFSKLKVEGYTLKLNNRKILAGIAEAVGAHGKETDLCVAIDKLDKIGQEKVNIELAERGFSQEAIAGLAPILGLTGNTSEKLQQLKTALASSETGMAGVEEVEKVFSYAKTMGLQTDNIELDISLARGLNYYTGAIFEVKAPEGVQIGSISGGGRYDDLTGVFGFKDMSGVGISFGIDRIYDVMEELDLFPEDSQKGVEVMFVNFDANCEAYCLPLLQQLRAKGVEAEIFPDSAKMKKQMNYANKNNIQYVVLAGDNEINEGKVTLKNMETGDQQLISKDLLPDQF; encoded by the coding sequence ATGGGAAAATTGGGCACTCCGAGTGGAACTAGGGATTTTGGACCGAGCCAAATGGCAAAAAGGAATTTCATTTTTGAATCGATCAGTACTGTATTCAAAAAATATGGCTTCCGCCAGTTGGAAACTCCTGCGTTTGAAAACCTTTCGGTGTTGATGGGAAAATACGGGGAAGAGGGCGACAAGCTTTTATTTAAGATATTAAATTCTGGAGATTTCTTGAAGAAGACCTCAGCTCAAGACTACGAAGCGGGAGCGCAACAGATGCTCTCCAAAGTAAGTGACCGTGGGCTAAAATATGACCTTACCGTGCCTTTTGCCCGCTACGTGGTGCAAAACCGTGGCGAACTTACCTTCCCTTTCAAGCGCTACCAAATCCAGCCTGTTTGGAGGGCCGACCGCCCTCAGCGTGGCCGCTACCGTGAATTCTACCAATGCGATGCGGATGTGATCGGAACAAATTCTTTGATCTGCGAGGCGGAAATCATTGCCATGATCCAAGAGGTATTTTCCAAACTGAAAGTAGAAGGCTACACCCTAAAGCTCAACAACCGAAAAATATTGGCAGGCATAGCCGAGGCAGTAGGCGCACATGGCAAAGAAACCGACCTTTGCGTTGCCATAGACAAGCTCGATAAAATTGGACAGGAAAAAGTTAATATAGAATTGGCAGAACGTGGCTTTAGCCAAGAAGCTATTGCAGGCCTTGCCCCTATCTTGGGACTTACAGGAAATACTTCCGAAAAGCTCCAACAACTGAAAACAGCTTTGGCAAGTTCTGAAACGGGTATGGCAGGTGTAGAAGAAGTGGAGAAAGTATTTTCCTATGCCAAAACCATGGGATTGCAAACCGACAACATTGAGTTGGACATAAGTTTGGCTCGTGGCCTTAACTACTACACTGGAGCTATTTTCGAGGTGAAAGCTCCTGAAGGCGTGCAAATAGGCAGCATCTCTGGCGGTGGCCGCTACGATGACCTCACGGGTGTTTTCGGCTTCAAAGATATGTCCGGAGTGGGAATCTCTTTCGGAATAGACCGCATCTACGATGTGATGGAAGAGCTGGATTTGTTCCCCGAAGATTCTCAAAAAGGTGTAGAGGTGATGTTCGTAAACTTCGATGCCAACTGCGAAGCGTATTGCCTACCCTTGCTCCAACAACTAAGGGCGAAAGGCGTAGAAGCTGAGATTTTCCCAGACTCAGCCAAGATGAAAAAGCAAATGAACTACGCCAACAAAAACAACATCCAGTATGTGGTATTGGCTGGCGACAACGAAATAAACGAAGGGAAAGTCACCCTCAAAAACATGGAAACGGGCGATCAGCAGCTGATTTCAAAAGACCTACTGCCCGACCAGTTCTAA
- a CDS encoding transposase, giving the protein MGFKNFIGIDISKETIDLALLTGHGELVNLKWDNDRDALSKGLKGLFKVHGLEEGDTLLCAEHTGQFGNKLVDTCLCLGLCLWMEPAYAILRSQGLTRGKDDRADAIRIAQYAKRFSDRAKLSEPTPKTIKVLKLLSAERELAVRDLSKYRGQLKQEEGFLDKGYFKEKEKRVKGIIAAYKKTIDEIEEQMGQLIEDDPGIKGNFDKIVSVEGVGMQTAIATIVATENFRKFDDPKKFVCHIGCAPFRYVSGSSIRSRNKVSYKANKELKKIFHMAALSTLNTTGELRKYYDRKVAEGKNKMSVLNAIRSKLVHRIFAVIKQDRKYEKNYTHTLA; this is encoded by the coding sequence ATGGGATTTAAAAACTTTATCGGCATCGATATCAGCAAAGAGACCATCGACCTTGCCCTCTTGACCGGGCACGGCGAGCTTGTCAACCTCAAATGGGACAACGACAGGGATGCCCTGTCAAAGGGGCTGAAGGGTTTGTTCAAAGTGCACGGGCTTGAAGAAGGGGATACCTTGCTATGTGCCGAGCATACGGGGCAGTTCGGCAACAAGCTGGTGGACACCTGTCTCTGCCTAGGGCTTTGCCTCTGGATGGAACCGGCCTATGCCATCCTCCGCTCGCAAGGCCTGACAAGGGGAAAGGACGACAGGGCAGATGCCATAAGGATCGCCCAATATGCCAAGCGTTTTTCCGATAGGGCAAAGCTATCCGAGCCTACGCCCAAGACTATCAAGGTGTTAAAGTTGCTTTCCGCCGAGCGGGAGCTGGCCGTGCGTGACCTGTCGAAATATAGGGGGCAGCTAAAACAAGAAGAAGGGTTTCTCGACAAAGGGTATTTCAAGGAAAAAGAAAAGAGGGTAAAGGGTATCATCGCCGCTTATAAAAAAACGATCGATGAGATAGAGGAACAGATGGGGCAGCTCATAGAAGACGACCCGGGCATCAAGGGGAATTTCGATAAGATCGTCTCCGTGGAGGGCGTGGGCATGCAGACCGCCATCGCCACCATCGTGGCCACGGAAAATTTCCGGAAGTTCGATGACCCCAAGAAGTTTGTCTGCCATATCGGCTGTGCGCCGTTCAGGTATGTGTCGGGCAGCAGCATCCGTTCACGCAACAAGGTCTCGTACAAGGCAAACAAAGAGCTCAAGAAAATATTCCACATGGCAGCCCTGTCTACCCTCAACACGACAGGGGAGCTCAGGAAATATTATGACCGAAAAGTCGCAGAAGGGAAAAACAAGATGTCGGTACTCAACGCTATCAGGTCAAAGCTTGTCCATAGAATTTTTGCCGTCATAAAGCAAGATAGAAAATATGAAAAAAATTATACCCATACCCTTGCATAA
- a CDS encoding cysteine-rich CWC family protein — MELVAKHKTCPRCHKEFLCNPPDIAHCQCASAKLTPEEREYVTAQNRANGITDCLCINCLLEMKQEFGENED, encoded by the coding sequence ATGGAACTAGTAGCAAAACACAAAACCTGCCCCCGTTGCCACAAAGAATTTCTTTGCAACCCTCCCGACATTGCCCATTGCCAATGCGCCTCCGCCAAGCTCACTCCTGAAGAAAGAGAATATGTTACTGCCCAAAACAGAGCAAACGGCATCACCGATTGCCTCTGCATCAACTGCCTACTAGAAATGAAACAAGAGTTTGGAGAGAATGAGGATTGA